GGCAACCAGACCCTGAAGCCCGAAGTCGCGTGGATTGCCGAGGCCGGGTTCGATTTCGCGAATGACTGGCTGACGCTGCGCCCGACGGTCTATTATCGGCGGATCGAAGACTTCATCCAGGGCACGCCCTTCGATGCCACGCCCGGGGTCATCAATTCGCCGGTCGAGATGGTGGCGAGCATGAGCGGCGATACTACCCCGCTGATGTTCCGTAATACCGATGCCGAGTTGTACGGTGCCGATCTGGATTTCGTGGTCCGCCCGCTCGCCAGCCTCGAACTGGCGGGCACGGCGAGCTTCGTTCGCGGCCAGCGGCGCGACATCGCCGATGATCTCTATCGCATCCCGCCCGCTAATCTCAGGCTCTCGGCAACATGGGCCACCGGCGATCTGTCGTTGGGGGCCGAGGTGTTCGCCGCAGCTGACCAGAACCGCGTCTCGCTCACCAACAGCGAGCTTCCCGGTGATGGTTATGCCACCGTGGGCCTGTTCGCGCGCTATACCTTTGCCGAAGGGCTGGCGATCGAGGCGGGCGTCGAGAACCTGCTGGACGAGCGCTATGCCCCGTACCTTGCCGGACGCAGCCGGGTGGGCGCGTCAGACGTTCCGGTCGGCGAGCGCCTGCCCGGAGCAGGGCGCGGCGTCTGGGCAAGGCTGACGGCGCAGTTCTGAGGCTGGAACGGCAAATGGCTCCCTGCCCGCAATGCGTTGCTGGGCAGGGGGCTAGAAATGATAGGATAATGTGAGGCTGGCAATCTGATCGTGGCGGTCTTTTCCAGGGCGAAACACCATCTGATCAAGGTAGGCCGGCTCGATCATGAGGCCTTGTGCAATCGGAATATCAACCCCGATCAGATTCCGCCAGCGGTCAAAACCTGCGCGCGGGCCCCAGTCTGCATCGTTGAGATTGTAGAATGCCTCGGTCCATACAACCAGCTTCGGATCATCCTTGTCGCCAAGCCGCATCTGCGCGCGCAGCTGCTGGCGAAACCGTACCGAGAGATCTTCGGCGCCGACGACCATCCGTTCTTCGATACGCGTGCGAGCCGTGATGGAAACTTCGCCGATCTTGCCGACCGGAAAGATGACGTGCTGGAATATTCGGTTTTCGTTAGTGGCCGGGCGATCCACGGGGTCCGTGTGGACGTACATGTAGCCGAGGAAGAAGGTGGTTTTCTTGCTGACTTTGTAACCGATCGACGGGCTCAACTGAAACTGCCCCAGTCGGCTCGCATTGTTGGTCATGCGCGGCTGCACATCGACTTGCACCACCATGTCATCTGCGACCTGCTTTTGCGACACAAGCAGGGTCCATTGCTGGATATCTTGATCCTGCGCAAAGGCTGGGGTGGCCGAGACCAGCCCGACAAAGGCGCATCCAGCCAAGTGCGACAAGGAATTA
The Blastomonas fulva genome window above contains:
- a CDS encoding DUF2490 domain-containing protein — its product is MASRSEERRTAVLGLLGARKIGNSLSHLAGCAFVGLVSATPAFAQDQDIQQWTLLVSQKQVADDMVVQVDVQPRMTNNASRLGQFQLSPSIGYKVSKKTTFFLGYMYVHTDPVDRPATNENRIFQHVIFPVGKIGEVSITARTRIEERMVVGAEDLSVRFRQQLRAQMRLGDKDDPKLVVWTEAFYNLNDADWGPRAGFDRWRNLIGVDIPIAQGLMIEPAYLDQMVFRPGKDRHDQIASLTLSYHF